In Mammaliicoccus sp. Marseille-Q6498, the genomic stretch TAAGTCGTGTGAGATGCGCATTGAACAGAATTTAGGTCCACACATACTACAGAAATGGGCAACTTTTGCTGACTCTGCTGGTAATGTTTCGTCATGAAATGATCTTGCTTTATCTGGGTCTAGGGAAAGGTTAAATTGGTCATACCATCTAAATTCAAAACGTGCTCGACTAATTTCATCGTCCCGTTTTTGTGCACCTTTCATTCCTTTTGCTAAGTCTGCTGCGTGTGCTGCTATTTTATATGTAACGACACCTTCTCTTACGTCATCTTTGTTAGGCAATCCGAGATGTTCTTTAGGTGTAACGTAACACAACATGGCCGTTCCATGGCTTGCGATTTGTGCTGCTCCTATTGCAGAAGTAATATGATCATAAGCTGGTGCAATATCAGTTGTAAGTGGTCCTAATGTGTAAAAAGGTGCTTCTTGACAATAGAAATCTTCAAGCTCCTGATTTTCTTTAATTTTATGCATAGGCACATGTCCAGGACCTTCAACCATTACTTGAACATCATACTCCCAAGCAATCGCTGTAAGTTCGCCTAATGTTTTTAATTCTAAAATTTGGCTTTCGTCATTTGCGTCATAAATTGATCCAGGTCTTAAACCATCTCCTAAAGATACCGCAATATCATATTCTCTCAAAATTTCACAAATTTCGCCAAAGTGTGTATATAAGAAACTTTCTTCATGATGCGCTAAACACCATTGCGCCATAATTGAACCGCCTCTAGAAACGATACCTGTTAAACGATTCACTGTAGTAGGTACGTATCTTAATAGAACACCTGCATGAATTGTAAAATAGTCTACACCTTGCTCGGCTTGTTCGATTAATGTATCTCTATAAATTTCCCAAGTCAGATCTTCAGCTTTACCGTCTACTTTTTCCAATGCTTGATATATTGGAACTGTCCCAACTGGTACGGGTGAATTACGCAATAAAAATTCACGTGTTGCATGAATATTTTTACCAGTAGACAGATCCATAATTGTATCAGCACCCCAGTGAATCGCCCATACTAATTTTTCGATTTCTGCTTCTATTGAAGAACTCACTGCAGAATTACCGATATTAGCATTGATTTTCACTTGAAAGTTTTTCCCGATAATCATAGGTTCTGATTCTGGATGATTCACGTTATTAGGAATAATCGCACGACCACGCGCAATTTCAGAACGTACAAACTCAGGTGATACATCTTCTCTCGTTGCTACAAATTTCATCTCTTTTGTAATGATACCTTGTCTTGCATAATGCATTTGCGTTACATTTTTTCCGGATTTTGCTTTACGTGGTTGATATTTAAAAGGTGTTTGAACGAATTTTTTATGATTATCGTTTTTAAAACCATTATCTAATGAAACGACTTTACGACCTTCATAATGAACCGTATCACCACGTTCCTCAATCCATTTTTCACGTAATTTAGGAATACCTTTTTGAACATTCACTTCATAATCATCATCGTGATATGGTCCAGCAGTATCATAAACTATCACTGGATCATTAGGCTTTGACGCTTGTTCTGTCACGGTAGGAGATAACTTAATCGATCTAAAAGGCACTTGAATGTCCGGATCCTCACCGCTAACCCATAAACGTTTACTGGCTGGAAATTGTTTCTTTAACTCAATCTTATTTTGTTCCATAAAAAAACTCCTTAGCATTTATTATTGCTAGGAGACCTGGTAAGAAATCGCATATATAGTGAAGTTAAATAACAAACAGCATCAAAAAAACACTTTGAAACCATTTCGTTATGCTTCCCTACGCTGGTATTAACCAGATCAGGTTCAAAGGGTTGAGACCACTGTCTCTTTCAGCTATTGAAAGCACCCCTAGCAATTGGTATTAAATTCTGACTTAAAGTTAACACTAATCAATTTTAATTGCAAATGTATCCATTAAAAATATAAATATTACTTTTGTGGCATTTGTCATATCTGTAATTGATATTTTTTTAATTTTGTTTTTAAGTTATAATATATATAAGATATTCATCAACGAATGTGTGATAAAATAACGAATCTATATGATATTTCAGTAAAAGGTGGACATTGTTTTGACTTGCAACAATGAAGAAAATACACAAGATAAATATTTAGTAAAAGGAAATTTACGTTATAAAATAATACAAGAAGGAACGACTTATTATTTAGTAGATAGTGTTTCAAATCCATTAAGTTCATTATATTGGCAAAATTCATGTCTGTTATGGAATAAAGCATACGTCTTGGATCAAGCAGAGTTCGATGAAATTCAAGGTCTACACAAACAGAAGAAATCAGGTATAGGTAGTTTTTTTGTTTTTTATCCATTGACTATGGTGTTATCAAAGTGGACTGAAAAAGTGGTGAACTATTCTATGGGTTTTAGTCAACTAACGAATATTATCATTTCGATAATGCTTACCCTTTCAATAATCGGTTTCATTAAATTCAAAAGTAATAAATGGCAAAAAGAAATAGATAGTGAGTATATGGGAAGCAAAGTGAAATATATTAAAGTACTACCTAAAACTAGATGGATAAAGGGAGTATTTATTATTAAATATTCTCTAATATTACTAGTACTTTTTATCTTATTATTTACCGCTCTATACGTAATGTTATTTGGCGTATTCAATTTTATTTTTATAGGTACGTATATTTTAGTATTAGCAGTATTAAATATCTTTAAGTATGCATACGTACTACCACATGAATATAAATTAAGTACAAAAGAAGTGAGTGAGTATTAGTTCGTACTCATAGGATAAAAGGTGGCCGTAATATTGACTTGCAACAATGAAGAAAATACACAAGATAAATATTTAGTAAAAGGAAATTTGCGTTATAAAATATTACAAGAAGGAACGACTTATTATTTTGTAGATAGTGCTTCAAATCCATTAAGTCCTTTATATTGGCAAAATTCATGTCTGTTATGGAATAAAGCATATGTCTTGGATCAAGGAGAGTTCGATAAAATTCAAGGTCTACACAAACCGAAGAAATCAGGTATAGGAACTTTTTATGCTTTTTATCCATTGACTATGTTGTTATCAAAATGGATTGGAGATGTTATGAACTATTCTATATGGCTTAGTCAAATATCAAATATTATCGTTTCGATAATGCTCACACTTTCAATAATTGGTTTCATTAAATTCAAAAGTAATAAATGGAAAAAGGAAATAGATAGTGAGTATACAGGGAGTAAAGTGAAATATATTAAAGTATTACCTAAAACTAGAGGGTTAAAGGTAGTATTTATTATAAAATATTCTCTAATGTTTATGCTGATTTTTATCCTCTCAATAATGTTGCTATACACAACGTTATTTGACGTATTCAATTTTATTTTTATTGGTACATATATTATATTATTATCAGCATTATATATTCTTAAATATGCATACGTACTACCACATGAATATAAATTAAGTACAAAAGAAGTGAATGGGTGTTAACTGTAAATATCAATTTTTAGATTGCACTAAACAAAAAAGTGTTCAAATTAATTATCGAGTTGGTATTTATATATATTAAGTGGGAAATTGCAGCGTATGTACCAAGTGATGTATAACCTACAATATATGGTAAATTTATTTTTGGAATTAAATGAAACCGCAAAAAATAAACAAGGATTCTCATATAAAAAACCCCTTTAACTAGAAAAGTTAAAGGGGTTCAATGTTCACATAGAGATATTAATCATGCGTTTAGCCCATTATCGCACCATATCTTCGAGATATCGTGCGTTTAGCCCATTATCGCACCATATTTTCAAGATATCGTGCGTTTAGCCCATTATCGCACCATATCTTCGAGATATCGTGCGTTTAGCCCATTATCGCACCATATTTTCAAGATATCGTGCGTTTGACCCATTATCGCACCATATCTTCGAGATATCGTGCGTTTGACCCATTATCGCACCATATCTTCAAGATATCGTGCGTTTAGCCCAATATCGCACCATATTTTCAAGATATCGTGCGTTTGGATCCCAAAAACGCCAAAGTTCTCCAGCGATTTTTGTCGATTCCAGGCAAAACGCCAAAGTTCTCCAAAGATTTTTGTCGATTCCGCCCAAAACGCCAAAGTTCCCCAGCGATTTTTGGCGATTCTTCCTAAAAACCGC encodes the following:
- a CDS encoding DUF443 family protein, which codes for MTCNNEENTQDKYLVKGNLRYKIIQEGTTYYLVDSVSNPLSSLYWQNSCLLWNKAYVLDQAEFDEIQGLHKQKKSGIGSFFVFYPLTMVLSKWTEKVVNYSMGFSQLTNIIISIMLTLSIIGFIKFKSNKWQKEIDSEYMGSKVKYIKVLPKTRWIKGVFIIKYSLILLVLFILLFTALYVMLFGVFNFIFIGTYILVLAVLNIFKYAYVLPHEYKLSTKEVSEY
- a CDS encoding DUF443 family protein, which gives rise to MTCNNEENTQDKYLVKGNLRYKILQEGTTYYFVDSASNPLSPLYWQNSCLLWNKAYVLDQGEFDKIQGLHKPKKSGIGTFYAFYPLTMLLSKWIGDVMNYSIWLSQISNIIVSIMLTLSIIGFIKFKSNKWKKEIDSEYTGSKVKYIKVLPKTRGLKVVFIIKYSLMFMLIFILSIMLLYTTLFDVFNFIFIGTYIILLSALYILKYAYVLPHEYKLSTKEVNGC
- the thiC gene encoding phosphomethylpyrimidine synthase ThiC; this encodes MEQNKIELKKQFPASKRLWVSGEDPDIQVPFRSIKLSPTVTEQASKPNDPVIVYDTAGPYHDDDYEVNVQKGIPKLREKWIEERGDTVHYEGRKVVSLDNGFKNDNHKKFVQTPFKYQPRKAKSGKNVTQMHYARQGIITKEMKFVATREDVSPEFVRSEIARGRAIIPNNVNHPESEPMIIGKNFQVKINANIGNSAVSSSIEAEIEKLVWAIHWGADTIMDLSTGKNIHATREFLLRNSPVPVGTVPIYQALEKVDGKAEDLTWEIYRDTLIEQAEQGVDYFTIHAGVLLRYVPTTVNRLTGIVSRGGSIMAQWCLAHHEESFLYTHFGEICEILREYDIAVSLGDGLRPGSIYDANDESQILELKTLGELTAIAWEYDVQVMVEGPGHVPMHKIKENQELEDFYCQEAPFYTLGPLTTDIAPAYDHITSAIGAAQIASHGTAMLCYVTPKEHLGLPNKDDVREGVVTYKIAAHAADLAKGMKGAQKRDDEISRARFEFRWYDQFNLSLDPDKARSFHDETLPAESAKVAHFCSMCGPKFCSMRISHDLRNNPALKEEGLKQKSEEFLSEGGKIYH